The following proteins are encoded in a genomic region of Streptococcus equi subsp. equi:
- a CDS encoding conjugal transfer protein — MNKDKRKKQEQRIKKDELELRKNRKELSELKKTGKKKTKSKTKGKSSKKNGWFPFFMKEEKKETVQDTIPYKRMLKDGICQIEKNKFNKTIRFLDINYRLMEEIDQEGIFSEFSSFLNFFDSSVEVEFSYINSIGENEEINKLIDIKENIDDFNEIRNEYRQMLLNQSSKGNNGLSKSMYITFTIEAEDLKQAKSRLERMEMDVLNNFKQMGVKAYVLDGEERLKTIHDILNPNDKLVFSFEDLKYSGLTTKEYIVPPSFNFSKPTYFKTGEVFAEVNFLQLLASDIKDEMLSEFLALEENMIVTFHIRAIDQMEAIKHVKRKITDLDKMKLEENKKAIRAGYDMDILPSDLVTYGAEAKNLLSELQNHDEKMFLITILFMNTSKSKGKLDNTVFTLKSIANRHNCSLKNLNYRQEQGLVASLPLGINEVEIERGLTTSAAAIFIPFTTEELFIKGESLYYGLNALSRNIIMADRKKLKNPNGLILGTPGSGKSFAAKREITNAFLITDDDIIIADPEAEYSPLVEALKGQVIRISPISKDYVNPLDINIDYADEDNPLSLKSDFILSLFELVVGEKKLSAEEISVIDRCLPILYKTYFENPVPENMPILEDLYNLLQKQEEIVGKKLAVEMEIYVKGSLNVFNHRTNVDTNNRVVCYDIKELGKQLKKIGMLVVQDQVWNRVTINRASKKATRYYVDEFHLLLKEPQTANYSIEIWKRFRKWGGMPTGLTQNIKDLLASPEIENIFDNTDFILMLNQAGTDRDILAKKLNISKHQLSYVTNSGEGEGLIFYGNTIVPFIDQFPKIQNYIH; from the coding sequence TTGAACAAAGACAAAAGAAAAAAACAGGAACAACGAATTAAAAAGGATGAGTTGGAGCTTAGGAAAAATAGAAAGGAGCTATCCGAACTTAAAAAAACAGGAAAGAAAAAAACAAAGTCTAAAACAAAAGGGAAATCATCGAAGAAGAATGGGTGGTTTCCTTTTTTTATGAAAGAGGAGAAAAAAGAAACCGTACAGGATACCATTCCATATAAGCGAATGTTAAAAGACGGGATTTGTCAAATTGAAAAGAATAAGTTTAATAAAACCATTCGATTTTTGGACATTAACTATCGCTTAATGGAAGAAATAGACCAAGAGGGAATATTTTCGGAATTTTCTTCTTTTCTAAATTTCTTTGACTCATCTGTGGAAGTGGAGTTCAGCTATATCAACAGTATCGGAGAAAATGAAGAAATCAATAAACTGATTGATATTAAGGAAAATATAGATGATTTTAATGAAATTAGAAACGAATATAGACAAATGCTCTTAAATCAAAGCAGCAAAGGGAATAATGGATTATCAAAGAGTATGTACATTACCTTTACCATAGAGGCGGAGGACTTAAAGCAGGCAAAAAGTAGATTAGAGCGAATGGAAATGGATGTATTAAACAACTTTAAGCAGATGGGAGTGAAAGCCTATGTGTTAGATGGAGAGGAAAGACTTAAAACAATTCATGACATTTTAAATCCAAATGATAAACTTGTTTTTTCCTTTGAGGATTTGAAATACAGCGGACTGACGACTAAGGAATACATTGTACCTCCGTCTTTTAACTTTTCCAAGCCGACGTATTTTAAGACAGGAGAAGTCTTTGCGGAAGTAAATTTTTTACAGCTTTTAGCATCAGATATTAAAGATGAGATGTTATCAGAGTTTTTGGCATTGGAAGAAAATATGATTGTTACTTTTCATATCAGAGCAATCGACCAGATGGAAGCTATTAAACATGTAAAAAGAAAAATAACGGATTTGGATAAGATGAAGCTTGAGGAAAACAAAAAAGCTATTCGTGCGGGATATGATATGGATATCTTGCCAAGCGACCTTGTAACTTATGGTGCAGAGGCAAAGAACTTGCTATCAGAACTACAAAACCATGATGAAAAGATGTTTCTCATAACAATTTTATTTATGAACACGAGTAAAAGTAAGGGGAAACTCGATAATACGGTATTTACCTTAAAGTCCATTGCAAATAGACATAATTGTAGTTTGAAAAACCTAAATTATAGACAAGAACAAGGGCTTGTTGCAAGCCTTCCACTTGGGATAAATGAAGTGGAGATAGAACGAGGACTTACCACAAGTGCAGCAGCTATTTTTATACCATTTACAACAGAAGAACTCTTTATCAAGGGAGAAAGCCTATATTACGGACTAAATGCACTAAGCAGAAATATTATTATGGCGGACAGGAAGAAATTAAAGAACCCAAATGGTCTAATCTTAGGAACACCGGGTTCTGGAAAGTCCTTTGCAGCCAAAAGAGAGATTACTAATGCGTTTTTGATTACAGATGATGATATTATCATTGCAGATCCGGAAGCGGAATATTCTCCGCTTGTAGAGGCACTAAAAGGACAAGTTATCAGAATTTCTCCGATTTCAAAAGACTATGTCAATCCACTGGACATCAATATTGACTATGCGGATGAAGATAATCCTTTGTCTTTAAAATCCGACTTTATTTTGTCCCTATTTGAATTGGTGGTTGGAGAAAAGAAATTAAGTGCAGAAGAAATTTCTGTTATAGACCGTTGTTTACCAATTTTATATAAAACCTACTTTGAAAATCCTGTGCCGGAAAATATGCCAATTTTAGAGGATTTATATAATCTTCTTCAAAAACAGGAAGAAATAGTAGGAAAAAAGCTTGCAGTAGAAATGGAGATCTATGTAAAAGGAAGTCTTAATGTATTTAATCATAGAACGAATGTAGATACAAATAACAGAGTGGTTTGCTATGACATCAAAGAACTGGGAAAACAGCTTAAAAAGATAGGAATGTTAGTTGTGCAGGATCAAGTTTGGAATAGAGTTACAATTAACAGAGCAAGTAAAAAAGCAACCAGATATTATGTTGATGAATTTCATCTTTTGTTGAAAGAACCGCAAACAGCCAATTATTCGATTGAAATCTGGAAGCGTTTCAGAAAATGGGGTGGTATGCCAACAGGACTTACTCAAAATATCAAAGACCTTCTTGCAAGCCCGGAGATTGAAAATATTTTTGATAATACGGATTTTATTTTAATGCTTAATCAAGCAGGAACAGATAGGGATATTTTAGCCAAGAAGCTCAATATCTCCAAGCATCAGCTTTCTTATGTAACAAATTCGGGGGAAGGAGAAGGACTTATCTTTTATGGAAATACGATTGTTCCTTTTATCGATCAGTTTCCAAAAATACAAAACTATATTCACTAA
- a CDS encoding conjugative transposon membrane protein, with product MAYVKIPKDLTKVKTKVALNMTKRQLIGFSIAGLIGFPVYMLCKNFLSTDISMIIMSIVVLPVLFVTLYEKDNLPFEKHLAYILRFHKSKKIRLYKARSIYHTERAKKQDIGNKNKASGRRKKVEQRQKKKTGTTN from the coding sequence ATGGCTTATGTAAAGATACCAAAAGACCTTACAAAAGTAAAAACCAAGGTAGCCCTGAATATGACAAAAAGGCAGCTTATAGGTTTTAGCATAGCAGGGCTTATCGGTTTTCCTGTATATATGCTGTGTAAAAATTTTCTTAGTACAGATATTTCCATGATTATAATGAGTATAGTAGTTCTACCTGTTCTTTTTGTAACGCTTTATGAAAAGGACAATTTACCTTTTGAAAAACATTTAGCATATATCCTCAGGTTTCATAAAAGTAAAAAGATCAGGCTATATAAAGCGAGGAGCATTTATCATACAGAGAGAGCAAAAAAGCAAGATATAGGAAATAAAAATAAGGCAAGCGGAAGGAGGAAAAAAGTTGAACAAAGACAAAAGAAAAAAACAGGAACAACGAATTAA
- a CDS encoding conjugative transposon membrane protein, with protein sequence MNKINKKTRILIGAGSALSIGTIITVLLKKKTKKLSDLEEDDFDFDFDEIEEDSCVNDKFATENDKDDTVKGEIDFLVDESKTENEKQEEFRDLSVKVMDLLLKEVISMSETLNLVKEILIE encoded by the coding sequence ATGAATAAAATAAATAAAAAAACAAGGATTTTGATAGGAGCAGGCTCAGCCCTTTCTATCGGGACAATTATTACAGTGCTATTAAAAAAGAAAACGAAAAAATTATCCGATCTTGAAGAAGATGATTTTGACTTTGATTTTGATGAAATAGAAGAAGATTCTTGTGTCAACGATAAATTTGCTACAGAAAATGATAAAGATGATACAGTAAAAGGAGAAATAGATTTTTTAGTAGATGAATCAAAGACGGAGAACGAAAAGCAAGAAGAGTTTAGAGATTTATCGGTAAAGGTAATGGATCTTCTTCTAAAAGAAGTAATTTCAATGAGTGAAACCTTAAATTTGGTAAAAGAGATATTGATAGAATAG